In Deltaproteobacteria bacterium CG2_30_66_27, the following are encoded in one genomic region:
- a CDS encoding succinate dehydrogenase/fumarate reductase cytochrome b subunit — translation MRLFSSSIGRKAVVAVTGLFMVLFIVTHLLGNSTIFAGPDGINAYAEKLQSLGPFVLVFRIFMAAMLVLHVIFAILLTLENREANPGKYAVKKMLKATFASETMIWTGLLLLAFIAYHLLQFTLHITPDIVLGNDAKNRVDVFTMVFSSLRITPIALIYVAAMVTLFLHLSHGIQSIFQTFGLNNDKTLPQFGAFGKVLSALFLVGYSAIPVLILAGILAK, via the coding sequence ATGCGACTGTTTTCGAGTTCGATCGGAAGGAAGGCGGTGGTGGCGGTCACCGGACTGTTCATGGTCCTGTTCATCGTCACGCACCTGCTGGGAAACTCCACCATCTTCGCGGGACCGGACGGCATCAACGCCTACGCGGAGAAACTCCAATCGCTGGGGCCCTTCGTGCTGGTGTTCCGGATCTTCATGGCGGCGATGCTCGTCCTCCACGTGATCTTCGCCATCCTGCTGACGCTCGAGAACCGGGAGGCGAACCCCGGCAAGTACGCCGTCAAGAAGATGTTGAAGGCGACCTTCGCCAGCGAGACGATGATCTGGACGGGGCTCCTGCTCCTGGCGTTCATCGCCTACCACCTGCTGCAGTTCACCCTTCACATCACCCCCGACATCGTCCTCGGCAACGACGCGAAGAACCGGGTCGACGTCTTCACCATGGTCTTCTCCAGCTTGCGGATCACGCCGATCGCCCTGATTTACGTGGCCGCCATGGTGACGCTCTTCCTGCACCTGTCCCACGGGATCCAGAGCATCTTCCAGACGTTCGGCCTGAACAACGACAAGACCCTGCCGCAGTTCGGGGCGTTTGGAAAAGTTCTCTCCGCGCTCTTCCTCGTGGGCTACAGCGCGATCCCCGTGCTCATTCTCGCCGGCATTCTGGCCAAATAA